From one Brachypodium distachyon strain Bd21 chromosome 4, Brachypodium_distachyon_v3.0, whole genome shotgun sequence genomic stretch:
- the LOC100840239 gene encoding F-box/LRR-repeat protein 14: MEDLPEPLLAEIVKRIPRTSDLNSFSLVSKQLYTIEAAERGAIRVGCGLYPAREVLASLCSRFPNLFKVEINHSGWTPDHGNQLDNQGLFEVSHRCPLLTDLTLSFCSHINDSDLGCLAYCKKLVSLRLHSVPNITSNGLLSVAAGCKTLSGLYLVNCEKIESVEWLEYLGLNGSLEQLVVKKCEGISNYDLLKFGPGWRKLQKFEFEAKGGFWSSPDAYEGFDPLHNAHNPSRYGFCCESLRDLRLACFETNTEAGLRFLLGKCKALEKLCLEYVHGLNDNDMIVVAESCRNLKSISLWLKPLRYDHVFRTAFTDDSLKALAANCPMLEAVELTFAGCAFEYPSEIGFTQNGLVELIQSCPVRFLMLNGANFFDDEGMMALSTAPFLETIDLVDCQAVTDNGIRFITCTPRLRNLALRHCDNVTDGGVAQFGHAQKLESLVIDCCCRVSSQAIQGTARSVHYSNCAGLGLLKRMYALEMNNWMQYFQY, from the coding sequence ATGGAGGATCTTCCAGAACCACTGCTGGCAGAGATCGTCAAGAGAATTCCCCGGACAAGCGATCTGAATTCCTTTTCACTTGTCTCCAAGCAACTGTACACCATCGAGGCAGCTGAAAGGGGTGCTATCCGTGTTGGGTGTGGCCTTTACCCTGCAAGAGAAGTCTTGGCATCACTGTGCTCCCGGTTCCCCAATTTGTTTAAAGTGGAAATTAATCACTCTGGTTGGACACCTGACCATGGGAATCAGTTGGATAACCAAGGCCTATTCGAGGTTTCGCATCGCTGCCCCTTGCTCACTGATCTCACCTTAAGCTTCTGCTCACACATAAATGACTCTGATCTGGGTTGTCTAGCTTACTGCAAGAAGTTGGTGTCCCTCAGGCTGCACTCTGTACCAAACATAACTTCAAACGGGCTTCTGTCTGTGGCAGCTGGCTGCAAGACTCTATCTGGTCTCTACCTTGTTAACTGCGAGAAAATCGAAAGTGTGGAGTGGCTGGAGTACCTTGGCTTGAATGGATCGTTGGAACAACTTGTAGTAAAGAAGTGTGAAGGGATCAGCAATTATGACCTCCTAAAGTTTGGTCCAGGGTGGAGGAAGCTCCAAAAGTTTGAGTTTGAGGCCAAGGGAGGGTTCTGGAGTAGTCCTGATGCTTATGAGGGTTTTGACCCCTTGCACAACGCTCACAACCCGAGTAGATATGGATTCTGCTGCGAGAGTTTGAGGGATCTTAGGTTGGCGTGCTTTGAAACCAACACAGAAGCAGGACTCCGTTTTCTCTTGGGGAAATGCAAAGCGTTGGAGAAACTGTGCCTGGAGTATGTTCATGGCCTAAATGACAACGACATGATCGTCGTAGCCGAGAGCTGCCGTAACCTTAAAAGCATCTCACTTTGGCTCAAACCTCTGCGCTACGATCATGTTTTCAGGACGGCATTTACTGATGACAGCCTTAAGGCTCTAGCAGCCAACTGTCCTATGCTTGAGGCTGTTGAGCTCACGTTTGCAGGTTGCGCTTTCGAGTATCCGTCAGAGATAGGCTTCACACAGAATGGCCTTGTGGAGCTGATTCAGTCTTGTCCGGTTCGTTTTCTCATGCTAAATGGTGCCAACTTTTTTGATGACGAGGGTATGATGGCCCTCTCAACCGCACCATTCCTGGAGACAATTGATCTTGTCGATTGCCAGGCGGTAACTGATAATGGGATCCGTTTTATTACGTGTACACCACGCTTGAGAAATCTCGCACTCAGGCACTGTGATAATGTGACAGATGGTGGAGTGGCTCAATTTGGACATGCACAGAAATTAGAGTCTCTAGTCATCGATTGCTGTTGTCGGGTCTCTTCACAAGCAATTCAGGGGACAGCTAGATCAGTTCACTACTCGAATTGTGCAGGCCTTGGCCTTCTAAAAAGAATGTACGCACTAGAGATGAATAATTGGATGCAGTATTTTCAGTATTAA